A single window of Clostridia bacterium DNA harbors:
- a CDS encoding extracellular solute-binding protein codes for MKKIIAAIVAHIFLIFGIIVGIGIFSETKANEGIIKFTGELERNVTLRILENDTAIKQGYFQELLDAFNAAYAEYGITAVDANMDQYSDLENDGPYGYGPDVLYQANDRLMKYVEGKHIQPLPVETLECFDNIDQKSWDAYRAVIEGEEYYFGVPVNIQGPLMYYRKDLLPENWQTEWDDNKNNIPDMLENWNDMYKFSLIRKQQGKFGYMRSFKEPYFSFGYLFSYGGYIFGNNNTDYSDIGLSKGEAEKGAWVIKQLASMMNEWCIDDTITVNAYAKIGNGDYFATVTTPDVYTLFIDQMVLNGMSRQQAIENLGITSMPALPLSGDLTQENPELIPNIMMGGINGYAISSYTKAPNAALAFVNFATSYEMILRRNQLLGIAPARVDVAKDVGGLSEIINQNLSLGYYEIMPSIKETAQIWTPAETLFSDIAKDAFREKNEVKYTTLASYKAALQKVDKQIYDAIHTLQ; via the coding sequence GTGAAAAAAATTATTGCTGCAATAGTTGCCCATATTTTTTTGATATTTGGGATTATTGTAGGAATAGGAATTTTTAGTGAAACCAAAGCAAATGAGGGAATAATCAAATTTACAGGGGAACTTGAAAGAAATGTAACCTTAAGAATTTTGGAAAACGATACTGCGATAAAGCAGGGGTATTTTCAAGAATTGCTAGATGCTTTTAACGCCGCTTATGCTGAATATGGCATTACTGCCGTTGATGCCAATATGGATCAATATTCTGACCTTGAAAATGACGGACCTTACGGTTATGGTCCTGACGTGTTGTATCAGGCCAATGACAGACTGATGAAATATGTAGAAGGAAAGCATATTCAGCCGCTTCCTGTTGAGACTCTTGAATGCTTTGATAATATTGACCAAAAATCATGGGATGCATACAGGGCAGTGATTGAAGGAGAAGAATATTATTTTGGCGTACCTGTCAACATTCAGGGTCCTTTGATGTATTACCGAAAAGACTTATTGCCTGAAAATTGGCAAACAGAATGGGACGACAATAAAAATAATATTCCAGATATGCTGGAAAATTGGAACGATATGTATAAATTTTCTTTGATAAGAAAACAGCAAGGAAAATTTGGATATATGCGTTCATTCAAGGAACCGTATTTTTCATTTGGATATTTGTTTAGCTATGGCGGATATATCTTTGGCAACAACAATACAGACTACTCTGATATCGGTTTAAGCAAAGGCGAAGCTGAAAAGGGTGCGTGGGTGATAAAACAATTAGCGTCTATGATGAATGAATGGTGTATAGACGATACCATAACAGTTAACGCTTATGCAAAAATAGGCAATGGAGATTATTTTGCTACAGTAACCACTCCTGATGTCTATACATTATTTATTGACCAAATGGTGCTTAACGGTATGAGCCGTCAGCAAGCGATTGAAAATCTAGGTATTACGTCTATGCCAGCTTTGCCTTTGAGCGGCGATTTGACACAAGAAAATCCCGAGCTTATTCCTAATATAATGATGGGCGGTATTAATGGTTATGCCATAAGCTCATATACAAAAGCGCCTAACGCTGCATTGGCTTTTGTAAATTTTGCTACGAGTTATGAGATGATTTTACGCAGAAACCAATTATTAGGCATTGCTCCTGCAAGAGTAGATGTTGCAAAAGATGTGGGAGGACTTTCAGAAATAATCAACCAAAACCTTTCGCTTGGATATTACGAAATAATGCCTTCAATAAAAGAAACAGCTCAGATTTGGACTCCTGCTGAAACTTTGTTTTCGGATATAGCAAAGGATGCATTTAGAGAAAAAAATGAAGTCAAATATACTACCTTAGCTTCATATAAAGCAGCATTGCAAAAAGTCGATAAGCAGATATATGATGCGATTCATACTTTGCAGTAA
- a CDS encoding LacI family DNA-binding transcriptional regulator, whose translation MQKRPTNKDVARMAGVSVATVSYVINGVKDKHVSEATRKKVLHAINFLNYSPNLHAVNLSSKNVQNIIAVRTSKSTCFWQEVETLCFLQHFSKALSQQNDNHILSYLPDKSVAQINADACLCIDFSREEFYALSNENFIPIIVVDSLLDDPVFYQVIFDYAKMKTAAQTYFNSPYTFICPDLANAELKKSISEIFDDVLFYHDLSDAVTLKPKHKNILIAHSSLLGLFEKTTEYNVYKYVDENIYDKRAKSILNCIQNAINRTAIQNPEHFIKI comes from the coding sequence ATGCAAAAACGACCTACAAATAAAGATGTCGCACGTATGGCAGGAGTTTCTGTCGCGACCGTATCCTATGTCATAAACGGCGTAAAAGACAAACACGTTTCTGAGGCTACGAGAAAAAAAGTTTTGCATGCAATAAACTTTTTGAATTATTCGCCCAATCTTCATGCCGTCAATTTGTCAAGCAAGAATGTTCAAAACATTATTGCTGTGCGCACTTCAAAAAGTACATGTTTTTGGCAAGAAGTGGAAACTTTGTGTTTTTTGCAGCATTTCAGCAAAGCATTATCTCAACAAAATGACAATCATATATTATCTTATCTGCCTGATAAATCCGTTGCCCAAATCAATGCTGATGCATGTTTGTGTATTGATTTTTCTAGGGAAGAATTTTACGCATTAAGCAACGAAAACTTCATACCCATTATCGTTGTTGACAGTCTTTTGGACGATCCTGTCTTTTATCAGGTGATCTTTGATTATGCAAAGATGAAAACAGCTGCTCAAACATACTTTAATTCACCATATACATTTATTTGCCCTGACTTGGCAAATGCTGAGCTGAAAAAAAGCATATCCGAGATTTTTGATGATGTTCTTTTTTATCATGACCTTAGCGATGCAGTAACTCTCAAGCCCAAACACAAAAACATTTTGATTGCGCATTCTTCTCTTTTGGGCTTGTTTGAAAAGACTACAGAATACAACGTTTATAAGTACGTAGATGAAAATATATACGATAAACGAGCAAAAAGCATATTAAACTGTATTCAAAACGCTATCAACCGTACTGCAATTCAAAATCCCGAACATTTTATAAAAATCTAG
- a CDS encoding SusF/SusE family outer membrane protein, with the protein MKKRALVLILLLLFTLPLIACGKKDDKTYYTVKFLDGETVIKQVKVEDGQKVESYEPTKEGYEFIDWFSTPSKNHTFDFDQEIKQNTIVYAGFAKIQADTRTFYIVGSGTSNILATNSWGTKITDAHKLTKAEDKNEYTITCDLLAGDEFQFAINSSWHNKRGYGYLKETKLSDGTVVFSGAGGGLGETNAKGKNIKVELSGNYTLKLKTYPAEDFYNTSDSSYTEANKEVYNVGTYDKIEWVRNGDPQETSNVTVNYYIKGSGITEWKDVFSSVTSFTQGDNGLFTFTVYLKQGEEFLFMSGNTVNGVVSAGSKFINYANLDDASKDLFTNNNGNLITKAAGTYTFVYSEETDKLSATLDTEKVPEARDYYLDGTFAGAWGDTLYGPAGERKTGSQGEGSYLFIDDYKLIETEEGSGIYQILGVELSANSEFIIQSYKAGATEPGIWNTDGYNFLGVYNFSNLVSNNNFEAVNISTKNLNIKVKTAGTYNIVFNSYTQLITVTAAA; encoded by the coding sequence ATGAAAAAAAGGGCATTAGTTTTGATACTTTTACTCTTATTTACATTACCTTTGATTGCATGCGGGAAAAAAGATGATAAAACTTATTACACTGTCAAGTTTTTAGACGGCGAAACTGTAATCAAACAAGTAAAAGTAGAAGACGGACAAAAAGTAGAGAGTTATGAACCGACTAAGGAAGGCTATGAATTTATTGACTGGTTCAGCACTCCTAGCAAAAATCATACATTTGATTTTGATCAAGAAATCAAGCAAAATACAATAGTATATGCTGGTTTTGCCAAAATACAGGCTGACACACGTACTTTCTATATAGTAGGCAGCGGCACAAGCAATATATTAGCTACCAATAGCTGGGGAACTAAAATTACTGATGCACATAAACTTACTAAAGCTGAAGATAAAAATGAATATACAATAACTTGCGATCTTTTAGCTGGCGATGAATTTCAGTTTGCGATAAACAGCAGCTGGCACAATAAGCGTGGATATGGATATTTGAAAGAAACCAAGTTGTCAGACGGAACAGTTGTATTTTCAGGAGCTGGCGGTGGTTTGGGTGAAACAAACGCTAAAGGAAAGAACATAAAAGTTGAACTTTCAGGAAATTATACTCTAAAGCTTAAAACATACCCCGCTGAAGATTTCTATAATACTTCAGATTCGTCATATACCGAAGCTAATAAAGAAGTATATAATGTAGGCACATACGACAAAATCGAATGGGTAAGAAACGGCGATCCTCAAGAAACATCAAATGTTACTGTTAACTATTATATAAAAGGTTCCGGAATTACCGAATGGAAAGATGTATTTAGTTCTGTTACATCCTTTACACAAGGTGATAATGGCTTGTTTACATTTACTGTATATCTAAAACAAGGCGAAGAATTCTTGTTCATGTCAGGAAATACAGTAAACGGAGTTGTTTCTGCTGGTTCTAAGTTTATTAATTATGCTAATTTGGATGATGCTAGCAAAGATTTGTTTACCAATAACAACGGCAATCTTATAACAAAGGCAGCCGGAACATATACCTTTGTTTATAGTGAAGAGACTGACAAACTTAGCGCTACTTTAGATACAGAAAAAGTACCTGAAGCTAGAGATTATTATCTTGACGGTACGTTTGCAGGTGCATGGGGTGATACATTGTATGGTCCAGCAGGCGAAAGAAAAACAGGAAGCCAAGGTGAAGGCAGCTACTTGTTTATAGACGATTACAAACTTATCGAAACAGAAGAAGGTTCAGGCATTTATCAGATTTTAGGTGTTGAGTTGTCTGCTAATTCAGAATTTATAATTCAAAGTTATAAAGCAGGTGCAACTGAGCCAGGAATTTGGAATACTGACGGTTATAACTTCTTAGGCGTTTATAATTTCAGTAATTTGGTGTCAAATAATAACTTTGAAGCTGTTAATATTAGCACAAAGAATCTTAACATCAAAGTTAAAACCGCAGGCACTTATAATATTGTCTTTAATTCTTATACACAGCTTATTACTGTTACTGCTGCAGCTTGA
- a CDS encoding glycoside hydrolase family 13 protein, translating into MNKEAIFHMPDSKFCFAADEKTVVLRLRTSKSDKFDYVGVIYGSKYEFHEKQHEQELKKQYTDNYFDYYITQISLDDVRFVYIFKIVENGIVNYYCEEGISQEYDFSLAYMNAFQLPYINFADIHHVVPWMRKAVFYEIFIDRFYRGDLNKKDDYINLKWGEIPNPKSFAGGDLKGITQKLDYLKDLGINALYLTPIFCSISNHKYDIYDYFNVDPQFGGNEAFKDLVNQAHRAGIRIVLDGVFNHCSELLPQFQDVLKNGKNSPYFDWFIIRGEKPDPKNLNYECFSSCSYMPKFNTSNPDVQKFLLDIAVYWIKEYDIDGWRLDVSDEVSHDFWRVFRKTVKQVKEDCVIIGENWHDAYPYLHGDQYDSIMNYAFTKANMDFFVKGSISSQEFAERLSRILMCNTDQVNFMMLNLLDSHDTLRFLTQLNEKTDKLICALAVMFMFVGVPCIYYGTEIGMVGGYDPDCRRTFDWQKADKETPLFSITKALINLKSRSELVYGQIRLSSYNDLFILERFYQNKKLRLTLNNGLDNKSYSSEGTVLVSHNLISEKLNSFGFVIEEVE; encoded by the coding sequence ATGAACAAAGAAGCTATATTTCATATGCCTGATAGTAAATTCTGTTTTGCTGCGGATGAAAAAACCGTTGTCTTGCGTCTTAGGACATCAAAATCAGATAAGTTTGATTATGTAGGCGTTATATATGGCAGCAAATATGAATTCCATGAAAAACAACATGAACAAGAACTAAAAAAACAATATACGGATAATTACTTTGATTATTACATAACCCAAATCAGTTTAGATGATGTAAGGTTTGTTTATATATTTAAAATAGTAGAAAATGGCATAGTTAATTATTATTGCGAAGAAGGAATCAGCCAAGAGTATGATTTTTCGCTGGCATATATGAATGCTTTTCAGCTGCCTTATATCAATTTTGCTGATATTCATCATGTCGTGCCATGGATGAGAAAAGCGGTATTTTATGAAATATTTATTGACAGGTTTTATCGCGGAGATCTGAATAAAAAAGACGATTATATAAATCTAAAATGGGGAGAGATACCTAATCCCAAAAGCTTTGCTGGAGGCGATCTGAAAGGAATAACTCAAAAACTAGATTACCTAAAAGATTTGGGTATTAACGCTCTGTATCTTACGCCAATATTTTGTTCGATATCCAATCACAAATACGATATTTATGATTATTTTAATGTTGATCCTCAATTTGGCGGCAATGAAGCATTTAAAGATTTGGTAAATCAAGCTCATCGCGCAGGCATACGCATTGTTTTGGACGGCGTATTTAATCATTGCAGCGAACTTTTGCCTCAATTTCAGGATGTTTTAAAAAATGGAAAAAATTCGCCATATTTTGACTGGTTCATCATAAGAGGCGAAAAGCCCGATCCGAAAAATCTTAATTATGAATGCTTTTCTTCATGCAGTTATATGCCAAAATTTAATACTTCCAATCCAGACGTTCAGAAATTTTTGTTGGATATTGCGGTCTATTGGATTAAGGAGTATGATATTGATGGATGGCGGCTTGATGTAAGTGACGAGGTCAGCCATGATTTTTGGAGAGTTTTTCGCAAAACAGTAAAACAAGTTAAAGAGGATTGTGTCATCATAGGGGAAAATTGGCATGATGCTTATCCATATTTGCATGGCGATCAATATGACAGCATTATGAATTATGCGTTTACAAAAGCCAATATGGATTTTTTTGTAAAAGGTAGTATTTCTTCACAAGAATTTGCAGAAAGATTAAGCAGAATTTTGATGTGCAATACCGATCAGGTCAATTTTATGATGCTAAATCTTTTAGACAGTCATGACACGCTTAGATTTTTGACTCAACTAAATGAAAAAACCGATAAGCTGATTTGTGCGCTAGCGGTAATGTTTATGTTTGTGGGAGTGCCTTGTATTTATTACGGAACTGAAATCGGAATGGTGGGCGGTTATGATCCTGATTGCCGACGAACTTTTGATTGGCAAAAGGCTGATAAAGAAACACCGCTTTTTAGTATCACAAAAGCATTGATTAATCTAAAAAGCCGAAGCGAATTGGTGTATGGACAGATAAGATTGAGTTCATATAACGATTTGTTTATATTGGAAAGATTTTATCAAAACAAAAAACTGCGTCTGACGCTCAATAACGGCTTAGATAATAAAAGTTATTCTTCTGAAGGCACAGTTTTAGTTTCTCATAATTTAATAAGCGAAAAGTTGAATTCTTTTGGCTTTGTAATTGAGGAGGTGGAGTAA